From a region of the Clostridium beijerinckii genome:
- a CDS encoding type II toxin-antitoxin system RelB/DinJ family antitoxin produces the protein MAQTTVNVRMDEELKKQAEALFADFGMNMTTAFTIFAKAVVRERKIPFEITASDPFYSESNMANLKKSITQLNEGKGLVEDILEVDNK, from the coding sequence ATGGCTCAAACAACAGTTAATGTTCGTATGGATGAAGAATTAAAAAAACAAGCAGAAGCTCTTTTTGCCGATTTTGGCATGAATATGACAACTGCATTCACTATTTTTGCCAAAGCAGTTGTAAGGGAGCGTAAAATACCTTTTGAAATCACTGCAAGTGATCCATTTTATAGTGAAAGTAATATGGCAAATTTGAAAAAATCCATAACTCAGCTTAATGAAGGAAAGGGTTTAGTAGAAGACATTCTTGAGGTAGATAATAAATAA
- a CDS encoding replication initiation protein: MNSDISIVDEEKAEDISEVLFKSNTLIKSNINITSVEYKIFNKILYKCQIEKENDSQLRAVLTIDELSSIVKNKKENTVKALTESLEKFIKIPIRFEKQKSYVITTLINKVVVDKDTLKFNCYLDKDLYEVLMGYKELGYSPINLKMIRQANGYYTQRFYELFRVWSGHNKEVTHTIDQLKEWLMIEEGTSYDRYFNFKTKVVEPALKEINQKLNMKVSYKENKAGRSVKSLTFIVEDLEPRIYDFSKDKAINKQISIDELALELDDSSYEESLLKDKKETLDATEYLKKSGFTIADSTIHRLKLKYGEVLVYDGVSIMCNKSKQGKITAPVKYLTGILENLNNKSLNDEADDSKKLRFNNFEPRQYDYDDLERKLLGWDK, encoded by the coding sequence ATGAATTCTGATATTAGTATAGTTGATGAAGAGAAAGCGGAAGATATTAGTGAGGTACTTTTTAAGAGTAATACGCTTATTAAAAGTAATATTAACATCACTAGCGTGGAATATAAGATTTTTAATAAGATTTTATATAAATGCCAAATTGAGAAAGAAAATGACAGCCAGTTAAGAGCTGTTTTAACAATTGATGAGCTAAGCAGCATTGTTAAGAATAAAAAAGAAAATACAGTGAAAGCACTAACTGAAAGCTTAGAAAAGTTTATAAAAATTCCTATCAGATTTGAAAAACAAAAAAGTTATGTGATTACAACACTTATTAACAAAGTTGTGGTAGATAAAGATACTCTTAAATTTAATTGTTACTTGGATAAAGATCTTTATGAGGTTTTAATGGGGTATAAGGAGCTTGGATATTCACCAATTAATTTAAAGATGATAAGACAGGCAAATGGTTATTATACTCAAAGGTTTTATGAGTTATTTAGAGTCTGGAGCGGGCATAATAAGGAAGTTACGCATACAATAGATCAGCTTAAAGAGTGGCTTATGATTGAGGAAGGCACATCTTATGACAGGTATTTTAACTTCAAAACTAAAGTTGTAGAGCCGGCATTAAAGGAAATAAACCAAAAGTTAAATATGAAAGTGTCTTATAAAGAAAATAAAGCAGGAAGATCAGTAAAAAGCTTAACTTTTATTGTTGAAGATTTAGAGCCTAGAATATATGATTTCAGTAAAGACAAGGCTATAAATAAGCAAATTTCAATTGACGAGTTGGCTTTAGAATTAGATGATAGCTCTTATGAAGAATCTTTGTTAAAAGATAAAAAGGAAACTTTAGATGCTACTGAATACTTAAAAAAATCAGGATTTACCATAGCAGATTCAACAATACATAGACTTAAGTTAAAATATGGTGAGGTTCTGGTTTATGATGGGGTATCTATAATGTGTAACAAATCAAAACAAGGAAAGATAACAGCACCAGTTAAGTATTTGACAGGAATACTTGAAAATTTAAATAATAAATCTTTAAATGACGAAGCAGATGATTCTAAAAAGCTACGGTTTAATAATTTTGAACCAAGGCAGTATGATTATGATGATCTGGAGAGAAAGCTGCTTGGATGGGATAAGTAA
- a CDS encoding S8 family serine peptidase, with amino-acid sequence MAEIQREVSSKADALIGLLTNVPKEILDELGYKYQSQDNNLELTILYRGTPEQTKAFIEGLGGKFQDLGFNFAVVNIPREKLEQLSLSNAIQYIELPKSLYEQDQESNRVSCIAQLAPNFDVSGEGVLVGFVDSGIDYTHPAFMNTAGTTRIEYIYDLSTGGNIYNKQMIEEAIKSSNPYSIVPSIDNTGHGTHVAGIACAGGNINPMYRGAAPNASIAMVKAARGTAVLSSQIMQGIKFLLDRSKELNMPLVINISLSTNDGAHDGSSLLEQYIRTVQSLERVAIVIAAGNEGDAGHHVGGELTKTQRKIFNIASEEKSIVMNLYKPILPDISINVINPMSQSSGNITIREGYIQGTIGSNRYDIYVSGPKPFELNSEIKIILSARTGFLAEGVWALEINVLNEYLGEYSIWLPVLEGLNPATKFLEPNQYNTLGIPATVDNIIAVGSYNYRTNNLSSFSGRGAQNKGDLVKPDLVAPGEEIVGPVPNGGYDSKTGTSMAAPQVAGICALMMQWGIIKGNDLYLFGLRLKYYLLKGAQRRRTDVTYPNPLWGYGEVCALNSFNLLQADLNSILSRRYVKHKEVIVTNNTLRKYNIMKKNKKRKSMNNRSNGNGKSNTGGLKVQCFWGNDYIPINGVKITVRGTTGSENANNIELLTNVAGLTQVIELQAPPIEYSLNPNSNQTPYSSYDITVEKAGFNPVVIRGCQVFPTRVAYQIVNLESNLGRGSMRQEVINIQPPVLNGNYPPKIPEDPEKPLPPPTSGVVLPEPVVPEYVIVHQGVPDDPSAPNYKVQFKDYIKNVASCEIYSTWAESALRANIFCIISFTLNRIFTEWYRGKGKNFDITSSTAYDQAFNYGRNIYDNISQIVDEVFSTYVKRTGKKQPLFTQYCDGKSVTCPQWLSQWGSQELAQQGKAPFEILKYYYGNDIELVTAEKVAGRPMSYPGYNLVIGESGPEVKAIQGQLNRIARDYPLIPKVAEDGLYGPKTAKAVKTFQQIFGLPQTGIVDYATWYKISDVYVGVTRLSELTTTESSRIVRQNMFIPPIIPGLDNKRGIPKFYY; translated from the coding sequence ATGGCTGAGATACAAAGAGAAGTTTCTTCTAAAGCTGACGCATTAATAGGATTATTAACTAATGTACCAAAAGAAATATTGGATGAGCTTGGATATAAATATCAAAGTCAAGATAATAATCTAGAACTTACTATCTTATATAGGGGTACTCCAGAACAAACAAAAGCATTCATTGAAGGATTAGGTGGAAAATTTCAAGATCTAGGATTTAATTTTGCTGTAGTTAATATACCTAGAGAAAAGTTAGAGCAATTATCATTAAGTAATGCAATTCAGTATATAGAACTGCCAAAGAGTCTGTATGAACAAGATCAGGAAAGTAATAGAGTCTCTTGTATTGCCCAATTAGCTCCTAACTTTGATGTTTCAGGTGAAGGAGTATTAGTTGGGTTTGTAGATTCAGGAATAGATTATACACATCCAGCATTTATGAATACTGCTGGTACGACAAGGATAGAATATATCTATGATTTAAGTACTGGTGGAAATATTTATAATAAGCAAATGATAGAGGAAGCAATAAAGTCTTCTAATCCATATTCGATAGTTCCGTCTATTGATAATACGGGACATGGAACACATGTTGCAGGAATTGCATGTGCTGGTGGTAACATAAACCCTATGTATAGAGGTGCAGCGCCTAATGCATCAATAGCGATGGTTAAAGCAGCAAGAGGAACTGCAGTTTTAAGTTCACAGATTATGCAGGGAATTAAGTTTCTACTAGATAGAAGCAAAGAACTAAATATGCCTTTAGTTATTAATATTAGCTTAAGTACAAATGATGGAGCTCACGATGGGAGTAGTCTATTAGAGCAATATATTAGAACGGTTCAAAGCCTAGAGAGAGTAGCTATTGTTATTGCAGCTGGTAATGAAGGAGATGCTGGACACCATGTTGGAGGCGAACTAACAAAAACTCAAAGGAAAATTTTTAATATTGCAAGTGAAGAGAAGTCAATTGTTATGAATTTATATAAGCCGATTTTACCTGATATATCAATTAATGTAATAAACCCAATGAGTCAAAGTAGTGGAAATATTACTATACGGGAAGGATACATTCAAGGAACTATAGGAAGTAATAGATATGATATATATGTATCAGGTCCAAAACCTTTTGAACTAAATAGTGAAATAAAAATAATACTTTCTGCTAGAACTGGATTTCTTGCTGAAGGTGTATGGGCATTGGAAATAAATGTTTTGAATGAATATTTAGGCGAATATTCAATATGGCTCCCAGTACTTGAAGGGCTTAATCCAGCGACAAAATTTTTAGAACCAAACCAATATAATACTTTAGGGATACCAGCAACAGTAGACAATATTATTGCAGTTGGGAGCTATAATTATAGAACTAACAATCTATCGTCGTTTAGCGGACGGGGAGCACAAAATAAAGGAGATTTAGTAAAACCTGATTTAGTCGCACCGGGAGAAGAGATAGTTGGACCAGTACCAAATGGAGGATATGATAGTAAAACAGGTACGTCAATGGCAGCACCGCAAGTTGCAGGAATATGTGCATTAATGATGCAGTGGGGGATAATCAAGGGAAATGATTTATACCTATTTGGGCTAAGATTGAAATATTATTTATTAAAAGGTGCTCAGAGAAGACGTACAGATGTAACGTATCCCAATCCATTATGGGGCTATGGAGAAGTATGTGCACTTAATAGTTTCAATTTACTTCAAGCTGACTTAAATTCTATTTTATCTAGGCGATATGTAAAACATAAAGAAGTGATAGTAACAAATAATACTCTTAGAAAATATAATATTATGAAAAAAAATAAAAAGAGGAAATCTATGAACAATAGAAGTAATGGAAATGGTAAATCAAACACTGGCGGATTAAAAGTTCAGTGCTTTTGGGGCAATGACTATATTCCAATTAATGGAGTTAAGATAACTGTTAGAGGAACAACAGGTTCTGAAAATGCTAATAATATTGAATTACTTACAAATGTAGCTGGATTAACTCAAGTAATAGAATTACAAGCACCACCTATAGAATATTCTTTAAATCCAAATAGTAATCAAACACCGTATAGCTCATACGATATAACTGTTGAAAAAGCTGGATTTAATCCAGTAGTAATAAGGGGATGTCAGGTATTTCCTACACGAGTTGCTTACCAAATAGTTAATTTAGAAAGCAATTTAGGAAGAGGAAGTATGAGACAGGAAGTTATAAATATACAACCACCTGTATTAAATGGAAATTATCCACCGAAAATACCAGAAGATCCTGAGAAGCCACTACCACCACCAACATCAGGAGTTGTATTACCCGAGCCTGTAGTTCCAGAATATGTTATTGTCCATCAAGGAGTTCCAGATGATCCATCAGCACCAAACTATAAAGTACAGTTTAAAGATTATATTAAAAATGTTGCTTCATGTGAAATATATTCAACTTGGGCAGAGTCAGCATTAAGAGCAAATATTTTTTGTATAATATCTTTTACATTAAATAGAATTTTTACTGAGTGGTATAGAGGGAAGGGTAAGAACTTTGATATTACAAGCTCTACAGCTTATGACCAGGCATTTAATTATGGCAGAAATATCTATGATAATATAAGTCAGATTGTAGATGAGGTTTTCTCCACCTATGTGAAAAGAACTGGAAAGAAGCAGCCTCTTTTCACCCAATACTGTGATGGAAAGAGTGTTACTTGTCCGCAATGGTTAAGCCAATGGGGAAGTCAAGAATTAGCACAACAAGGTAAAGCACCATTTGAAATATTAAAATATTATTATGGAAATGATATTGAATTAGTTACAGCTGAAAAGGTTGCTGGACGCCCAATGTCATATCCAGGATATAATTTAGTCATTGGAGAATCTGGTCCAGAAGTAAAGGCAATACAAGGTCAATTAAATAGAATAGCTAGAGATTACCCACTAATTCCCAAAGTTGCAGAAGATGGGCTCTATGGACCGAAAACTGCAAAAGCAGTAAAAACATTTCAACAAATATTTGGATTGCCACAAACAGGAATAGTTGATTATGCAACGTGGTATAAGATATCGGATGTTTATGTTGGAGTAACAAGACTTTCAGAACTTACTACTACTGAATCAAGTCGAATAGTGAGACAAAATATGTTTATACCTCCAATTATACCTGGCTTGGATAATAAAAGAGGAATTCCAAAATTTTATTATTAA